One window from the genome of Thermus sediminis encodes:
- a CDS encoding 3-dehydroquinate synthase — protein MPRIEVRKPTPYPILIGEGVLREVPRPKGPAALLYDERVEPFAQEVAQALGVPHLLPLGGGEGAKTLEIYGKALSWLAGRGLPRNATLLVVGGGTLTDLGGFVAATYLRGIAYLAFPTTTLAVVDASVGGKTGLNLPEGKNLVGAFHFPQGVYAEVGVLQTLPPFTFQEGLVEAFKHGLIAGDEGLLEVEGLSPESPSLADYLARAVAVKVAIAEEDPLERGKRRLLNLGHTLGHALEASTRHALPHGAAVAYGLLYAALLGRALGGEDLLPAIRRLLLWLSPPRLPPLEWEELLPYLLRDKKKVSESLHWVVPLGLGRLSVRPLPQGLLREAFALWREELAQLGLLGPSP, from the coding sequence ATGCCAAGGATAGAGGTCCGTAAGCCCACGCCTTACCCCATCCTCATCGGGGAAGGGGTCTTGAGGGAGGTCCCGAGGCCCAAGGGCCCCGCCGCCCTCCTCTACGATGAGCGGGTGGAGCCCTTCGCCCAGGAGGTGGCCCAGGCCCTAGGGGTCCCCCACCTCCTCCCTCTGGGGGGAGGCGAGGGGGCCAAGACCCTGGAGATCTACGGAAAGGCGCTCTCCTGGCTAGCGGGGAGGGGGCTTCCCCGGAACGCCACCCTCCTCGTGGTGGGGGGCGGGACCCTCACCGACCTGGGGGGGTTCGTGGCCGCCACCTACCTGCGGGGGATCGCCTACCTGGCCTTCCCCACCACCACCCTGGCCGTGGTGGACGCCAGCGTGGGGGGGAAGACGGGCCTCAACCTCCCCGAGGGGAAGAACCTGGTGGGGGCCTTTCACTTCCCCCAAGGGGTCTACGCCGAGGTGGGGGTCCTGCAGACCCTTCCCCCCTTCACCTTCCAGGAGGGGCTGGTGGAGGCCTTCAAGCACGGCCTCATCGCCGGGGACGAGGGGCTTCTGGAGGTGGAGGGCCTTTCCCCGGAAAGCCCCTCCCTGGCGGACTACCTGGCCCGGGCGGTGGCGGTGAAGGTGGCCATCGCCGAGGAGGACCCCTTGGAGAGGGGGAAGAGGCGGCTTTTGAACCTGGGCCACACCCTGGGGCACGCCCTCGAGGCCAGCACCCGCCACGCCCTTCCCCACGGGGCCGCTGTGGCCTACGGCCTCCTCTACGCCGCCCTCCTGGGAAGGGCCCTGGGCGGGGAGGACCTCCTGCCTGCCATCCGGCGCCTCCTCCTCTGGCTTTCCCCCCCCAGGCTCCCTCCCCTGGAGTGGGAGGAGCTTCTGCCCTACCTCCTTCGGGACAAAAAGAAGGTCTCGGAAAGCCTCCACTGGGTGGTGCCCCTGGGTTTGGGCCGCCTTTCGGTCCGCCCCCTGCCCCAAGGGCTCCTGCGGGAGGCCTTCGCCCTCTGGCGGGAGGAGCTTGCCCAGCTGGGCCTCCTGGGGCCAAGCCCCTAA
- the der gene encoding ribosome biogenesis GTPase Der, giving the protein MHKVVIVGRPNVGKSSLFNRLLGRRSAVVADVPGVTRDLKEGVVETEEGRFLLVDTGGLWSGDRWEKKIQEKVDQALESAELVLFAVDGRSDPTPADHEVAEYLRRKGKPVLLVATKVDSPSHEAYLGPLYALGFGDPIPTSSEHARGLGELLEAIWQRLPVKQMDSGPEVAGLRLAIVGRPNAGKSSLLNAILGEERVIVSEEPGTTRDAIDVEVFREGNRFILLDTAGIRKRPESLVEELAIRRSFRAIEEADVVLLVVDPFQVGDRELKLANRALEGGKPVLLTITKWDLVKREEAPKVRRELRERLAHLEHLPRVYTSAFTKQNLDKLFREAVRLHGLNHARVPTSELNRWVALWTSKVQLPNFKGKPLKILYATQAQVAPPTFVLFVNHPEFVTRAFENYLKNRIGEDLGLKEVPFRLVFRGRREEG; this is encoded by the coding sequence ATGCACAAGGTCGTGATCGTGGGCCGGCCCAACGTGGGCAAGTCCAGCCTCTTCAACCGCCTCCTGGGCAGGAGGAGTGCGGTGGTGGCCGACGTGCCCGGGGTCACCCGCGACCTCAAGGAGGGCGTGGTGGAAACCGAGGAGGGCCGCTTCCTCCTGGTGGACACCGGGGGGCTTTGGTCCGGGGACCGCTGGGAGAAGAAGATCCAGGAGAAGGTGGACCAGGCCCTGGAAAGCGCCGAGCTCGTTCTCTTCGCCGTGGACGGGCGCTCGGACCCGACCCCGGCCGACCACGAGGTGGCGGAGTACCTGAGGCGGAAGGGCAAGCCCGTCCTCCTGGTGGCCACCAAGGTGGATAGCCCCAGCCACGAGGCCTACCTGGGCCCCCTCTACGCCCTGGGCTTCGGCGACCCCATCCCCACCTCCAGCGAGCACGCCCGGGGCTTAGGGGAGCTTTTGGAGGCCATCTGGCAGAGGCTTCCCGTGAAGCAGATGGACTCCGGGCCCGAGGTGGCGGGCCTCCGCCTGGCCATCGTGGGCCGGCCCAACGCGGGGAAGTCCAGCCTCCTCAACGCCATCCTGGGGGAGGAGCGGGTCATCGTCTCCGAGGAGCCCGGCACCACCCGGGACGCCATTGACGTGGAGGTCTTTAGGGAAGGGAACCGCTTCATCCTCCTGGACACCGCCGGCATCCGCAAGCGCCCGGAAAGCCTGGTGGAGGAGCTCGCCATCCGGCGGAGCTTCCGGGCCATAGAGGAGGCCGACGTGGTCCTCCTGGTGGTGGACCCCTTCCAGGTGGGGGACCGGGAGCTGAAGCTGGCGAACCGCGCCCTGGAGGGGGGCAAGCCCGTCCTCCTTACCATCACCAAGTGGGACCTGGTGAAGAGGGAGGAGGCCCCCAAGGTCAGGCGGGAGCTCCGGGAAAGGCTTGCCCACCTGGAGCACCTGCCCCGGGTCTACACTTCCGCCTTCACCAAGCAGAACCTGGACAAGCTTTTCCGCGAGGCGGTGCGCCTTCACGGGCTGAACCACGCCCGCGTGCCCACCTCTGAGCTCAACCGCTGGGTGGCCCTCTGGACCAGCAAGGTCCAGCTCCCCAACTTCAAGGGAAAGCCCCTCAAGATCCTCTACGCCACGCAGGCCCAGGTGGCCCCGCCCACCTTCGTCCTCTTCGTCAACCACCCGGAGTTCGTCACCCGGGCCTTTGAGAACTACCTGAAAAACCGCATCGGCGAGGACCTGGGCCTCAAGGAGGTCCCCTTCCGCCTGGTCTTCCGGGGAAGGCGGGAAGAGGGTTAA
- the rsmF gene encoding 16S rRNA (cytosine(1407)-C(5))-methyltransferase RsmF has protein sequence MLPRAFLSRMAELLGEEFPPFLKALTEGRRTYGLRVNTLKLSPESFLKISPWPLEPIPWCGEGFYYPEEARPGPHPFFYAGLYYIQEPSAQAVGVLLDPGPGERVLDLAAAPGGKSTHLIARMGGRGLLLANEVDGRRVRGLLENVERWGAPMAVTQSPVWALAEAFGAYFHRVLLDAPCSGEGMFRKDLEAVRHWGPSAPRRASEVQRALLAQAAHLVGPEGVLVYATCTFAPEENEGVVAHFLKAHPEFYLEEARLHPLFAPGVPEWGDGNPELAKTARLWPHRLQGEGHFLARFRREGGAFSTPPKERTPPLSPEARRALRAFLEEVGFELEGPILERAGHLYLLPEGLPALSGLRAPAPGLYLGKAQKGRFLPAKALALSFGATLPWPRMPPLELAFEDPRALAFATGEGVAWEGEDLPLALVALRTPVGAFPLDFGKAKRGVLRPVGVGL, from the coding sequence GTGTTGCCCAGGGCCTTCCTCTCCCGCATGGCCGAGCTCCTGGGGGAGGAGTTTCCCCCCTTCCTCAAGGCCCTCACGGAGGGAAGGCGCACCTATGGCCTCAGGGTGAACACCCTGAAGCTTTCCCCGGAAAGCTTCCTGAAGATTTCCCCCTGGCCCCTAGAGCCCATCCCCTGGTGTGGGGAGGGGTTCTACTACCCCGAGGAGGCCCGGCCCGGCCCCCACCCCTTCTTCTACGCCGGGCTTTACTACATCCAGGAGCCCAGCGCCCAGGCGGTGGGCGTGCTCCTGGACCCGGGGCCTGGGGAGAGGGTCCTGGACTTGGCGGCGGCCCCCGGGGGGAAGAGCACCCACCTCATCGCCCGCATGGGGGGAAGGGGGCTTCTCCTCGCCAACGAGGTGGACGGCAGAAGGGTGCGGGGGCTTTTGGAAAACGTGGAGCGGTGGGGCGCCCCCATGGCCGTGACCCAAAGCCCCGTGTGGGCCCTGGCCGAGGCCTTTGGGGCCTACTTCCACCGGGTCCTCCTGGACGCCCCCTGCTCCGGGGAGGGGATGTTCCGCAAGGACCTGGAGGCGGTGCGCCACTGGGGGCCTTCCGCCCCCAGGCGGGCCAGCGAGGTGCAGAGGGCCCTCCTCGCCCAGGCGGCCCACCTGGTGGGGCCTGAGGGGGTTCTGGTCTACGCCACCTGCACCTTCGCCCCCGAGGAGAACGAGGGGGTGGTGGCCCACTTCCTGAAGGCCCATCCGGAGTTTTACCTAGAGGAGGCCCGCCTCCACCCCCTCTTCGCCCCCGGGGTACCGGAGTGGGGGGACGGGAACCCGGAACTGGCCAAGACCGCCAGGCTCTGGCCCCACCGCCTTCAGGGAGAGGGGCATTTCCTGGCCCGCTTCCGCAGGGAGGGCGGGGCCTTCAGCACGCCCCCCAAGGAGCGCACACCCCCCCTTTCCCCGGAGGCGAGGCGGGCCCTCAGGGCCTTCTTGGAGGAGGTGGGGTTTGAGCTGGAAGGGCCCATCCTGGAACGGGCTGGGCACCTCTACCTCCTCCCGGAGGGCCTCCCCGCCCTTTCCGGCCTGAGGGCCCCCGCCCCTGGGCTTTACCTGGGCAAGGCGCAGAAGGGCCGCTTCCTTCCCGCCAAGGCCCTGGCCCTGAGCTTTGGGGCCACCTTGCCCTGGCCCAGGATGCCCCCGCTGGAGCTTGCCTTCGAGGACCCCCGGGCCCTGGCCTTCGCCACCGGGGAGGGGGTGGCCTGGGAGGGAGAGGACCTTCCCCTGGCCCTGGTGGCCCTCAGGACCCCCGTGGGGGCCTTCCCCCTGGACTTCGGCAAGGCCAAGCGGGGGGTGCTGAGGCCGGTGGGCGTGGGGCTTTAG
- the rpsT gene encoding 30S ribosomal protein S20, with translation MATKKPKRNLSALKRHRQSLKRRLRNKAKKSAIKTISKKAVRLAQEGQAEEALKILRKAESLIDKAAKGSTLHKNAAARRKSRLVRKVQRLLSAVSA, from the coding sequence ATGGCCACGAAGAAGCCCAAGAGGAACCTGTCCGCCCTGAAGCGGCACCGGCAGTCCCTGAAGCGCCGGCTCCGCAACAAGGCTAAGAAGTCGGCTATAAAGACCATTTCTAAGAAGGCCGTCCGTTTGGCCCAGGAGGGCCAGGCGGAGGAGGCCCTCAAGATCCTGCGCAAGGCCGAGAGCCTCATCGACAAGGCGGCCAAGGGGTCCACCCTGCACAAGAACGCCGCCGCCCGCAGGAAGTCCCGGTTGGTGCGGAAGGTGCAGAGGCTCCTTTCCGCCGTGAGCGCTTAA
- a CDS encoding shikimate kinase, which yields MAPRLEVPRPATFVSLTGFMGVGKSRIGRELSRALMLHFIDLDRYIERHTGISIPDIFRHLGEEAFRRMEKEAVRELIQKDYLVLALGGGTFLDPESRKALLGRGPVVALWASPETILERATRKPGERPLLQVENPLERIQALLTARAPIYREAHIHVSTDGRRVEEVVEEIVDKLWAYAKDRGP from the coding sequence ATGGCCCCCCGCCTCGAGGTGCCCCGCCCCGCCACCTTCGTGAGCCTCACCGGCTTCATGGGGGTGGGGAAAAGCCGCATCGGCAGGGAGCTCTCCCGGGCCCTCATGCTCCACTTCATTGACCTGGACCGCTACATCGAGCGCCACACGGGGATCTCCATCCCCGACATCTTCCGCCACCTGGGGGAGGAGGCCTTCCGGCGCATGGAGAAGGAGGCGGTGCGGGAGCTCATCCAGAAGGACTACCTGGTCCTGGCCTTGGGCGGGGGCACCTTCCTGGACCCGGAAAGCCGGAAGGCTCTCCTCGGGCGGGGCCCCGTGGTGGCCCTCTGGGCGAGCCCCGAGACCATCCTAGAAAGGGCCACAAGGAAGCCGGGGGAGAGGCCCCTCCTCCAGGTGGAAAACCCCCTGGAGCGGATCCAGGCCCTCCTCACGGCCCGCGCCCCCATCTACCGGGAGGCCCACATCCACGTCTCCACCGACGGAAGGCGGGTGGAGGAGGTGGTGGAGGAGATCGTGGACAAGCTTTGGGCCTATGCCAAGGATAGAGGTCCGTAA
- a CDS encoding secretin N-terminal domain-containing protein, with protein MKPLILALAALGAGALAGSFPEEPRFQAKVDLKVSESQVRAGLTLPLDVVLEALARSVGLQPLIYRAYDPSGDPAKAQPPLPNIKLDFQGKPFLQVWDLLFATYGTQFGLDYLFLPPDVVVVAPTQVITALVDAPSRVGAAERRPYIVGIPEIAYRRTETDPQGQVRTLVNIEGAKAWVQNDLLPFLSREAAGLSVNWIVVEEGGRLKAILSVLATPEQHARFSDILKRAGIDFRPLPPLAAPRPLVEKAYALTHATFPELLAFLQARLPGVQVSVVPTDPRRAIVLATEEDHARLAALLQAADLPRTLRRVYPLQNLTFEEARARLGPLLERELKGARLEAIPGNPKALLLEATEADQALFAELLRAADVAVPPAPPREEATVRRLFPLRFADAEKVAPFLAREVPGIVVQTVPGQPVLSVRGTERQLSEVEGLLAQIDRAPEQGPPIFQRAYQLSNAKASDLARVLQEALQAQRPQVQQGQERVQTRQATVVADERTNTLIVTGTAEELALVEGLIPKLDQQVPQVNLRVRIQEVQSNVTRNLGLRWNTVAGGNLVASILDSGLALIFDSTRSLAALNIVATLDALQRQGLSRALRDVNQTVLNNQTARLQSGETFLIRRVVGDRVERVPFDIGIIVEVTPQITADGQILLNIRAEVSGNVQRNPVDGDVDRFTKQVVTTTLRVQDGQTVVLGGLVSQENTQTVQGVPLLMDIPLIGELFKQRTGETTDRELLVVITADILKETATRP; from the coding sequence ATAAAGCCCCTTATCCTGGCCCTCGCCGCCTTGGGCGCGGGCGCCTTGGCAGGGAGCTTTCCCGAGGAGCCCCGCTTCCAGGCCAAGGTGGACCTGAAGGTTTCGGAAAGCCAGGTCAGGGCCGGGCTCACCCTGCCCCTGGATGTGGTGCTGGAAGCCCTGGCCAGGAGCGTAGGTCTCCAGCCCCTCATCTACCGGGCCTACGACCCCTCAGGGGACCCGGCCAAGGCCCAGCCCCCTTTGCCCAACATCAAGCTAGACTTCCAGGGCAAGCCCTTCCTTCAGGTCTGGGACCTCCTCTTCGCCACCTACGGGACCCAGTTCGGGCTGGACTACCTCTTCCTGCCCCCCGACGTGGTGGTGGTAGCGCCCACCCAGGTGATCACCGCCCTCGTGGATGCCCCAAGCCGCGTGGGGGCGGCGGAGAGGCGGCCCTACATCGTGGGCATCCCCGAGATCGCCTACCGGCGTACGGAGACCGATCCCCAGGGGCAGGTCCGCACCCTGGTCAACATAGAAGGGGCCAAGGCCTGGGTCCAGAACGACCTGCTGCCCTTCCTATCCCGGGAGGCGGCGGGGCTTAGCGTGAACTGGATCGTGGTGGAGGAAGGGGGGAGGCTTAAGGCCATCCTCTCCGTCCTGGCCACCCCGGAGCAGCACGCCCGTTTCTCCGATATCCTCAAGCGGGCGGGGATCGACTTCCGGCCCCTGCCTCCCCTGGCGGCCCCCAGGCCCTTGGTGGAGAAGGCCTACGCCCTCACCCACGCCACCTTCCCCGAACTCCTGGCCTTTCTCCAGGCCCGCCTCCCCGGAGTCCAGGTGAGCGTGGTGCCCACGGACCCCAGACGGGCCATCGTCTTGGCCACGGAGGAGGACCACGCCCGCCTGGCGGCACTCCTCCAGGCCGCCGACCTCCCCAGAACCCTCCGCCGGGTCTACCCCCTGCAGAACCTCACCTTTGAGGAGGCCAGGGCCCGTCTGGGGCCCCTTTTGGAGAGGGAGCTCAAGGGGGCTCGCCTCGAGGCCATCCCGGGAAACCCCAAAGCCCTCCTCCTGGAGGCCACCGAGGCCGACCAGGCCCTCTTCGCCGAACTCCTGAGGGCCGCCGATGTGGCGGTCCCACCCGCCCCGCCCCGAGAGGAGGCCACGGTGCGCAGGCTCTTCCCCTTGCGCTTCGCCGACGCCGAGAAGGTGGCCCCCTTCCTGGCCCGGGAGGTGCCGGGGATCGTGGTCCAGACCGTCCCCGGCCAGCCCGTCCTCTCCGTGCGGGGCACGGAGAGGCAGCTTTCCGAGGTGGAAGGCCTCCTGGCCCAGATTGACCGGGCCCCGGAGCAGGGCCCCCCGATCTTCCAGCGGGCCTACCAGCTCTCCAACGCCAAGGCGAGCGACCTGGCCAGGGTCCTCCAAGAGGCCCTGCAGGCGCAAAGGCCCCAGGTCCAGCAAGGCCAGGAGCGGGTCCAGACCCGCCAGGCCACCGTGGTGGCGGACGAGCGCACCAACACCCTCATCGTCACCGGCACCGCCGAGGAGCTGGCCCTGGTGGAGGGCTTGATCCCGAAGCTGGACCAGCAGGTGCCCCAGGTAAACCTAAGGGTGCGCATCCAGGAGGTGCAGTCCAACGTCACCCGGAACCTGGGGCTCAGGTGGAACACCGTCGCTGGAGGAAACCTAGTGGCCAGCATCCTAGACTCGGGGCTGGCCCTCATCTTTGACTCCACGAGAAGCCTCGCCGCCCTGAACATCGTGGCCACCCTGGACGCCCTCCAGCGCCAAGGGCTTTCCCGGGCCCTCAGGGACGTGAACCAGACCGTCCTCAACAACCAGACCGCCCGCCTCCAGTCGGGGGAGACCTTCCTCATCCGCCGGGTGGTGGGGGACCGGGTGGAGCGGGTGCCCTTTGACATCGGCATCATCGTGGAGGTCACCCCCCAGATCACCGCCGACGGGCAGATCCTCCTCAACATCCGGGCCGAGGTCTCCGGCAACGTCCAGCGCAACCCGGTGGACGGGGACGTGGACCGCTTCACCAAGCAGGTGGTGACCACCACCCTACGGGTGCAGGACGGACAGACCGTGGTCCTGGGAGGCCTCGTTTCCCAGGAGAACACCCAGACCGTCCAGGGGGTACCCCTCCTCATGGATATCCCCCTGATCGGGGAGCTCTTCAAGCAGCGCACGGGGGAGACCACGGACCGGGAGCTTCTGGTGGTCATCACCGCCGACATCCTGAAGGAGACGGCCACCAGGCCTTAA
- a CDS encoding 4'-phosphopantetheinyl transferase superfamily protein has translation MILALGADLVEIARVRRLLARHGERALRRLFHEEELAHALARQDPAPSLAARLAAKEAFQKCWPEGLSWRSVWVGMEGRKPFLRFAPALEAAMREQGLLAHLTLSHERTHALAVVVLVRAPGGE, from the coding sequence GTGATCCTGGCCCTGGGCGCCGACCTGGTGGAGATCGCCCGGGTGCGGAGGCTCCTTGCCCGCCACGGGGAAAGGGCCCTGAGGCGCCTCTTCCACGAGGAGGAGCTAGCCCACGCCCTGGCGCGCCAGGACCCCGCCCCAAGCCTCGCCGCCCGCCTGGCAGCCAAGGAGGCCTTCCAGAAGTGCTGGCCAGAGGGCCTCTCCTGGAGATCGGTCTGGGTGGGGATGGAGGGGAGGAAGCCCTTCCTGCGCTTCGCCCCGGCCCTCGAGGCCGCCATGCGGGAACAGGGCCTCCTGGCCCACCTCACCCTGAGCCACGAGCGCACCCACGCCCTGGCCGTGGTGGTCTTGGTCAGGGCACCAGGCGGAGAATGA
- the aroC gene encoding chorismate synthase, with protein sequence MRFLTAGESHGPELLAIIEGLPAGLPLTEEDINPWLERRQGGYGRGRRMVIEKDRVEFRAGVRAGRTTGAPVALAIRNADFRNWTEVMDPAPGNEPRKRALTAPRPGHADLAGGIKYGHKDLRDVLERASARETAMRVAVGAVALKLLSLLGVEGVGYVPGMAGVWSQVPFSWDLLPRIEESPLRMTDPEAEAEAIRRIDRAKAEGDTLGGVIEARFRGLVPGLGSHVHWDRKLDGRLAQMALSIPAVKGVEIGPAFENAMRRGSEVHDPISWSPERGFYRKTNRAGGLEGGMTTGEELVIRAALKPIATLMQPLPTVDVVTHEPKDAARERSDTTAVPAASVILCALSAIVLAQAYLEKFGGDTLEELRERVARYQERVRAY encoded by the coding sequence ATGAGGTTTCTCACCGCAGGCGAGTCCCACGGGCCCGAGCTTCTCGCCATCATTGAGGGGCTTCCCGCCGGGCTGCCCCTCACCGAGGAGGACATCAACCCCTGGCTGGAAAGGAGGCAGGGGGGCTACGGCCGGGGGCGGCGGATGGTCATCGAGAAGGACCGGGTGGAGTTCCGCGCAGGGGTGAGGGCCGGGCGCACCACCGGGGCCCCCGTGGCCCTGGCCATCCGGAACGCCGACTTCAGGAACTGGACGGAGGTCATGGACCCAGCCCCCGGGAACGAGCCCCGCAAAAGGGCGCTCACCGCCCCCCGGCCCGGCCACGCGGACCTCGCCGGGGGGATCAAGTACGGGCACAAGGACCTCAGGGACGTCCTGGAGAGGGCCAGCGCCCGGGAGACCGCCATGCGGGTGGCGGTGGGGGCCGTGGCCCTGAAGCTCCTTTCCCTTTTGGGGGTGGAGGGGGTGGGGTACGTGCCGGGGATGGCGGGGGTGTGGAGCCAGGTCCCCTTCTCCTGGGACCTCCTGCCCCGGATTGAGGAAAGCCCCTTGAGGATGACCGACCCCGAGGCGGAGGCCGAGGCCATCCGCCGCATTGACCGGGCCAAGGCCGAGGGGGACACCCTGGGGGGGGTCATTGAGGCCCGCTTCCGCGGCCTGGTGCCGGGCCTGGGGAGCCACGTCCACTGGGACCGGAAGCTGGACGGGAGGCTAGCCCAGATGGCCCTGTCCATCCCCGCGGTCAAGGGGGTGGAGATCGGCCCCGCCTTTGAGAACGCCATGCGGCGGGGTTCCGAGGTCCACGACCCCATCTCCTGGAGCCCGGAGAGGGGCTTCTACCGGAAGACCAACCGGGCGGGGGGCCTGGAAGGGGGGATGACCACGGGGGAGGAGCTCGTCATCCGGGCCGCCCTGAAGCCCATCGCCACCCTGATGCAACCCCTCCCCACCGTGGACGTGGTGACCCACGAGCCCAAAGATGCTGCCCGGGAGCGCTCGGACACCACGGCCGTCCCCGCCGCCAGCGTGATCCTCTGCGCCCTTTCCGCCATCGTCCTGGCCCAGGCCTACCTGGAGAAGTTCGGGGGGGATACCCTAGAGGAACTCCGGGAACGGGTGGCCCGCTACCAGGAGCGGGTGCGCGCCTATTGA
- a CDS encoding 30S ribosomal protein THX — MGKGDRRTRRGKIWRGTYGKYRPRKRR, encoded by the coding sequence ATGGGCAAGGGCGACCGCCGCACCCGCAGGGGCAAGATCTGGCGCGGTACCTACGGCAAGTACCGGCCCCGCAAGAGGAGGTGA
- a CDS encoding NAD(P)H-hydrate dehydratase gives MRLFTPEAMREADRKAVELGYPSLLLMEWAGMKAARVYLELFGKVPALVLAGKGNNGGDGLVLARHLLLEGVRVRVYAAQGHTGDALLALQALLAHGVEARPLEEVSFQEGEVVVDALFGTGLKGPLTGFYAGLVERVNQAGLPVLALDLPSGLPFSPHVRATATVAFAALKTPHLLEREACGRLYLAEIGLPKALLEREDLPEVATPEALRPLLPKRPLTAHKGSVGRVGVLGGYRGEGLRYAGAPLLAALGAYRMGAGLVHLVAPEGTPLEPMEAVFHPVPAPTLPPVRVEALAVGMGGGPWGPLWAMRALEAGLPTVLDADALHLEVVSAYRHSGVKAVLTPHAGEAGRLLGRPPEEVSGDPLEAARALARETGLTVVLKGNPTVVAEGERLSVNPTGNPALATGGTGDVLSGAIAALLAAGLRPFDAARLGVFLHGLAGDLLAGEKGVGLLAREVAEALPQARKRLQEGRVPPTFFLR, from the coding sequence ATGCGGCTTTTCACCCCAGAGGCCATGCGGGAGGCGGACCGGAAGGCGGTGGAGCTAGGCTACCCGAGCCTGCTTCTCATGGAGTGGGCGGGGATGAAGGCGGCGAGGGTCTACCTGGAGCTCTTCGGCAAGGTCCCCGCCCTCGTCCTCGCGGGCAAGGGGAACAACGGGGGGGACGGCCTCGTCCTCGCCCGGCACCTCCTCCTGGAGGGGGTTAGGGTGCGGGTCTATGCCGCCCAAGGCCACACCGGGGACGCCCTCCTCGCCCTCCAGGCCCTCCTCGCCCACGGGGTGGAGGCGCGGCCCCTAGAGGAGGTTTCCTTCCAGGAAGGGGAGGTGGTGGTGGACGCCCTTTTCGGCACCGGGCTGAAAGGGCCCCTCACGGGCTTTTACGCCGGGCTCGTGGAGCGGGTGAACCAAGCTGGCCTTCCCGTCCTCGCCCTGGACCTGCCCTCGGGCCTACCCTTTAGCCCCCACGTCCGGGCCACGGCCACGGTGGCCTTCGCCGCCCTCAAGACCCCCCATCTCCTAGAGCGGGAGGCCTGCGGCAGGCTCTACCTGGCGGAGATCGGCCTGCCCAAGGCCCTCCTGGAGCGGGAGGACCTCCCCGAGGTGGCCACGCCGGAGGCCCTGAGGCCCCTCCTCCCGAAGCGCCCCCTCACCGCCCACAAGGGAAGCGTGGGCCGGGTGGGGGTGCTGGGGGGGTACCGGGGGGAGGGCCTCCGCTACGCCGGGGCGCCCCTCCTCGCCGCCCTCGGGGCCTACCGCATGGGAGCGGGCCTCGTCCACCTGGTGGCCCCGGAAGGGACCCCCTTGGAGCCCATGGAGGCCGTCTTCCACCCCGTGCCCGCCCCCACCCTTCCCCCCGTGCGGGTGGAGGCCCTGGCCGTGGGCATGGGGGGAGGCCCCTGGGGGCCCCTCTGGGCTATGCGGGCCCTCGAGGCGGGCCTCCCCACGGTCCTGGACGCCGATGCCCTCCACCTGGAGGTGGTCTCCGCCTACCGCCACTCCGGGGTCAAGGCCGTCCTCACCCCCCACGCCGGGGAGGCGGGAAGGCTTCTGGGAAGGCCACCCGAGGAGGTGAGCGGGGACCCCCTGGAGGCCGCCCGGGCCCTAGCCCGGGAAACGGGGCTCACCGTGGTCCTAAAAGGGAACCCCACGGTGGTGGCGGAAGGGGAAAGGCTTTCCGTGAACCCCACGGGGAACCCCGCCCTGGCCACGGGGGGGACAGGGGACGTGCTCTCGGGGGCCATCGCCGCCCTTCTCGCGGCGGGGCTTAGGCCCTTTGACGCGGCGCGGCTTGGGGTCTTTCTCCACGGCCTGGCGGGGGACCTCCTGGCGGGGGAAAAGGGGGTGGGCCTCCTCGCCCGGGAGGTGGCGGAGGCCCTACCCCAGGCAAGAAAGCGCCTCCAGGAGGGCCGGGTTCCCCCCACCTTTTTCCTGCGGTAA
- a CDS encoding DUF4388 domain-containing protein, protein MEGDLSVISLTEVLELIHGHRGSGVLELRTGFLPLSLRFAAGEVVAANILDWEGLEALFTFPLHPQEGPFRFRAGPSAGGKPLLPFPTLLGEWARVNDEWDRFRTLIDSPSRVLETIRPTPLLEVFQGGRSVRAAAKAWGVPLLIAMERAYMGVREGDLYPLRRYTWYALRIRYQGRRGKTLEEFGQLQGLLDGSKNLGEVIAQGVPEALVRRYLVQALASGEISPPGRGWLLRDLTWEMEGRGA, encoded by the coding sequence GTGGAAGGCGACCTGAGCGTCATCTCCCTTACGGAGGTCCTGGAGCTGATCCACGGCCACCGGGGTTCCGGGGTGCTAGAGCTTAGGACAGGCTTCCTGCCCCTTAGCCTACGCTTTGCCGCCGGGGAGGTGGTGGCGGCGAACATCCTGGACTGGGAGGGCCTCGAGGCCCTCTTCACCTTCCCCCTGCACCCCCAGGAGGGCCCCTTTCGTTTCCGGGCCGGCCCTTCCGCCGGGGGAAAGCCCCTCCTGCCCTTCCCCACCCTCCTAGGGGAATGGGCCCGGGTCAACGACGAGTGGGACCGCTTCCGCACCCTGATAGACTCCCCCAGCCGGGTCCTGGAAACCATCCGGCCCACCCCCCTCCTGGAGGTGTTCCAAGGGGGAAGGAGCGTCCGCGCTGCCGCCAAGGCCTGGGGGGTTCCCCTCCTCATCGCCATGGAGAGGGCCTACATGGGGGTGAGGGAGGGGGACCTCTACCCCCTTCGCCGCTACACCTGGTACGCCCTCAGGATCCGCTACCAGGGAAGGAGGGGGAAAACCCTGGAGGAGTTCGGCCAGCTCCAAGGCCTCTTGGACGGCAGCAAGAACCTGGGGGAGGTCATCGCCCAAGGGGTTCCGGAAGCCCTCGTGCGCCGCTACTTGGTCCAAGCCTTGGCCTCGGGGGAGATCTCTCCCCCGGGGCGGGGGTGGCTCCTCAGGGACCTCACCTGGGAGATGGAAGGGCGAGGGGCCTAA